GGCGGCGGCCTGCACGGCCTGTCGGCCGCCATGCACCTGGCGCGCCGGGGCGCGCGCGTGGTGGTGGTGGAAAAGCACTGGGTCGGCCGGCATGCCTCCGGCGCCACCGCGGCCGGCGTGCGCACCTTGAACCGTGACCTGGGCGAGCTGGACCTGTCGCTGGAGGCCATGGACATGTGGCACGACATGGCAGGGCTGGTCGGCGACGACTGCGGCTTCCACCCGAACGGCCAGGTCTGCGTGGCCGAACATCCGGACGCGCTGGCCAAGCTGCAGACCCGCGTGGACGGCCTGCGCGCGGCCGGTTACACGCATGAGGAAATCGTCGGCCCGGACGAACTGCGGCGCATCCTGCCGGAGCTCAGCACCCACTGCGTCGGTGCTTCCATCGCCCGGCGCGACGGCGCCGCCGATCCGCATCGCGCGCTGCGCGCGTTTCGTCGCAGCGCCATGCAGGCGGGCGTCGAACTGGTCGAGCACTGCGGCGTCGTCGCCATCGAGCGGCAAGGCGCGGACTGGCGCGTGGTGGGCGACAGTGGTCCGGACGGCGCGGCGCGGACATGGACGGCGCCGGCGATCGTCAACGCGGCCGGCGCCTGGGGCGCGCGCATGGCGGCACTGGTCGGCGACGACATCCCGCTGGCGACCAAGTCTTCGATGATGATGGTCAGCGAACGCCTGCGGCCCTTCATCAAGCCGGTCGTCTCCATCATGGGCCGCTCGCTGTCCTTCAAGCAGTCCGACCAGGGCACGCTGGTGATCGGCGGCGGGCTGCAGGGCATACCGGACCTGGACAAGGAAACCTCCACCGCGCGCATGGGCGTGCTGGCCAAGGGCGCGAAAGCGTCCACCGACCTGTTCCCCGCGGTGCGTGACATACGCATCGTGCGGGTCTGGGCCGGCCTGGAGGCCAAGACGGAAGACCTGCTGCCGGTGGTCTGTCCATCGCCCGGGGCGCCGGGCGTATTCCATGCCTTCGGCTATTCCGGCCACGGCTTCGAGCTGGTGCCCGTGGTGGGCGCGGCGCTGGCCGACCTGGTGCTGACCGGCAAGACGGCCCGCGCGATCCAGAACCTGGACGCGCGGCGCCTGATGCCCGGCGCGCCCAAGGACGCCGGCACGCCCTGGGTCACCGGCGCGCCGAAACCCGCGCCGG
This genomic interval from Bordetella genomosp. 8 contains the following:
- a CDS encoding NAD(P)/FAD-dependent oxidoreductase, giving the protein MSNRVYDAIVIGGGLHGLSAAMHLARRGARVVVVEKHWVGRHASGATAAGVRTLNRDLGELDLSLEAMDMWHDMAGLVGDDCGFHPNGQVCVAEHPDALAKLQTRVDGLRAAGYTHEEIVGPDELRRILPELSTHCVGASIARRDGAADPHRALRAFRRSAMQAGVELVEHCGVVAIERQGADWRVVGDSGPDGAARTWTAPAIVNAAGAWGARMAALVGDDIPLATKSSMMMVSERLRPFIKPVVSIMGRSLSFKQSDQGTLVIGGGLQGIPDLDKETSTARMGVLAKGAKASTDLFPAVRDIRIVRVWAGLEAKTEDLLPVVCPSPGAPGVFHAFGYSGHGFELVPVVGAALADLVLTGKTARAIQNLDARRLMPGAPKDAGTPWVTGAPKPAPEKVPASTQGAAQSTVQGAPS